Genomic DNA from uncultured Acetobacterium sp.:
CATATACTATGATCATTATTCAAAAGAAAGGAATTCATATTATGTCAAATCTACCTGAAAAATTCGAGACATTTGATGAAATCAAAAAAAAGGGGTTTATTGAACTTAAAGCAGAAAAAGATAGCGGAAAAAACGTTGTCGGTATTTTCTGTTCTTATACACCGGTTGAACTGATCATAGCCATAGATGCCCATTTTGTCAGTCTCTGCGGCGGTGATGATGCCAGCATCTCTGCTGCTGAAAAATATTTACCCAAAACCCTATGCCCACTGATTAAATCCAGCTATGGCCTGGCCATTACTGATTCATGTCCCTATTTCTACTTTTCCGATGCCATCTTGGCGGAAACAACCTGTGATGGTAAGAAGAAAATGTACGAGCTGCTTGGCGAGATAAAACCGACCCATGTCATGCACCTTCCCCAAAGCCAAACCGCCCCCTTGGCCATTGAATCCTGGACCGAAGAAATGAAACAAACTGCAACCTTCCTTGAGCAACAGTTTGGTCGAGCCATAACCACCGAATCCCTCCGACAGGCAATTATTGAACGTAATCGGGTTCGAAAAGCACTCTTGCAACTTTACGAAGTGGCCGCCTTAGTACCATCGCCGGTTTCGGGCTATGAACTCTCCAGTGTGGTTGAGTCCACGGATTTTCATTTTACTGACGACGATGTTGTGGCCGGTCTTAATCGCAAAATTGACGAATTTCTTGCTCGTTACGTCCCCCCAAATCCAGACGCAAAAAAAAGACCCCGATTGATGATTACCGGGTGTCCCATTGGCGGCTGTCGGGAGAAAATCCTCAAAGCCGTTGAAGATTTAGGGGCCGATGTTGTGGCTTTTGACAGTTGCAGCGGACCCCGAACCCAAAAAGTTTTGGTCGATGAAACCATGGATCCTTATCAGGCGCTGGCTGAAAAATATCTACTGATAAATTGTTCGGTGATGTCGCCCAATCATGGGCGTTTTGAAGATATGAAAGAAATGCTGGAACACTACCAGGTTGATGGGGTGATTGAGCTGATTCTTCATGGCTGCCATACTTTTGCGGTTGAAGCTTACTATACAAAGAAATTCGTTACTGAAACCATGGCGCTTCCCTATATTTGCATCGATGCCGATTTTTCTACTTCAGATGCCGGTCAAATAAAGACCCGATTGGAAGCATTTTTAGAAATATTGCAATAATAAGATAAACATTATTAGTAAATCTCCGTAATATAAAGTATCTATTGGCAGCATTAATACTATTCTTTTCTTATTTTATTACATAATCGCTTCCAATGCTTCCAGGCAATACTCAACCTCGTCACTTGTATTGAAGTGTCCTAATGATAAGCGAATGGTTCCGCCCGGATAGGTTTTCAATGATTGATGTGCCAATGGGGCACAATGAAGACCTACCCGTGTCATGATTCCAAATTTTTGATCCAGTTCAAAGGCGATCACTGCATTATCTTTTTTGGTACTCACCAGCGAGATCACGGCGCTGCGCTTATTAATATCTGGTCTTCCAATAAGTTCACATGCCTTGATCTGGTGAATCCCTAAAATCATTTTTTGTGTTAATGCCATTTCTTTTTCATAAATTTCACTTAAGCCAATTTCTCTCAAATAGTCTAACGCTTTGGAAAGACCATAAATACCGGGTATTTTCAGGGTTCCCAATTCCAATTTATCTTGCAAAAATTCAGGCATTTCAAAACTCTTTGAAAAACTTCCGGTGCCACCATGTAAAAGGCTTGAAATTTGCTGCGCCAAGTCATCGGTTATTACCATACCACCAATCCCTTGAGGACCCAACAAACCCTTATGCCCAGTGAAACACAAGGCATCAATCGGGGTTTTCATCATATTGATGGGAAATATTCCTGCCGTTTGAGCCGCATCCACCACAAATTTCAAACCGAAGTGTTGACAAATAGCAGACACTTCTTCAAGCGGTTGCACAGTTCCACAAACATTGGAGGCATGCGTCATGATGATGGCTTTCGTCTTTTTCGTAATCATTGGTTCGATTTTTTCCACTTCAAGTTTTCCCTGAAGATCGCAAGGGATGACATCAAAAGTGATCCCCTGTTCCCCCAAATAAAATAGTGGACGCATGACTGCATTATGCTCCATCCCACTCACTAAGACGTGATCTCCAGGTCTTAGCAACCCTTTGATCACCAGGTTTAATACTTCTGTCACACTCGCAGTAAAAATCACATTCTTTGATGCATCATTACCATTAT
This window encodes:
- a CDS encoding double-cubane-cluster-containing anaerobic reductase, coding for MSNLPEKFETFDEIKKKGFIELKAEKDSGKNVVGIFCSYTPVELIIAIDAHFVSLCGGDDASISAAEKYLPKTLCPLIKSSYGLAITDSCPYFYFSDAILAETTCDGKKKMYELLGEIKPTHVMHLPQSQTAPLAIESWTEEMKQTATFLEQQFGRAITTESLRQAIIERNRVRKALLQLYEVAALVPSPVSGYELSSVVESTDFHFTDDDVVAGLNRKIDEFLARYVPPNPDAKKRPRLMITGCPIGGCREKILKAVEDLGADVVAFDSCSGPRTQKVLVDETMDPYQALAEKYLLINCSVMSPNHGRFEDMKEMLEHYQVDGVIELILHGCHTFAVEAYYTKKFVTETMALPYICIDADFSTSDAGQIKTRLEAFLEILQ
- a CDS encoding aminotransferase class V-fold PLP-dependent enzyme → MGYEVADCVFKTRKKLAELFGYHNGNDASKNVIFTASVTEVLNLVIKGLLRPGDHVLVSGMEHNAVMRPLFYLGEQGITFDVIPCDLQGKLEVEKIEPMITKKTKAIIMTHASNVCGTVQPLEEVSAICQHFGLKFVVDAAQTAGIFPINMMKTPIDALCFTGHKGLLGPQGIGGMVITDDLAQQISSLLHGGTGSFSKSFEMPEFLQDKLELGTLKIPGIYGLSKALDYLREIGLSEIYEKEMALTQKMILGIHQIKACELIGRPDINKRSAVISLVSTKKDNAVIAFELDQKFGIMTRVGLHCAPLAHQSLKTYPGGTIRLSLGHFNTSDEVEYCLEALEAIM